One Desulfomonile tiedjei genomic window carries:
- the uvrB gene encoding excinuclease ABC subunit UvrB, with the protein MSLFKLESNFVPRGDQPAAIETLAKGVEEGIRDQVLLGVTGSGKTYTMANVIARTGKTSLILAPNKTLAAQLFSELRLLFPHNAVEYFVSYYDYYQPEAYIPQSDTYIEKDSSINETIDKMRHSATRSLLERKDVIIVASVSCIYGLGSPEAYQNMLVHLINREESDRDAVLRKLVEIQYERNDIDFHRGTFRVRGDVIEVFPAYEDSLALRIEFFGDTVDGMYEIDPLRGKVLRALDRVAIYPASHYVTERQRLLDSADMILEEMKQRVEDFRERNKFIEAQRIEERTRFDVEMLKEIGYCNGIENYSRYLTGRQPGEPPPTLLEYFPRDSLFFLDESHVSVPQLRGMFRGDRARKQTLVEYGFRLPSALDNRPLTFDEFESHVKQVIYVSATPGPYEMEKGHSRVVQQVIRPTGLIDPVIELRPASNQVDDLLDEIHKRVEKGQRILVTTLTKKMAEDLTEYYAGLDISVRYLHSEITTIERMEIIRDLRLGEFDVLIGINLLREGLDIPEVALVAILDADKEGFLRSERSLIQTAGRAARNIDGTVILYADRITESIRVAVDVTNRRRTLQLEFNRENNITPETIRKDITDILSSLAEQDYVTIEIDERTDAAETPLEDIPNLVEQLTKQMFEAARDLEFEKAAELRDRIRDLENRLIRYA; encoded by the coding sequence ATGTCCTTGTTCAAGCTTGAATCAAATTTCGTTCCCAGAGGAGACCAGCCTGCGGCCATAGAAACGCTGGCGAAAGGGGTCGAGGAAGGGATCAGAGATCAGGTCCTTCTGGGCGTTACCGGTTCGGGCAAGACTTACACCATGGCCAATGTGATAGCTCGTACCGGAAAAACCTCTCTCATTCTTGCCCCGAATAAGACACTTGCAGCACAACTGTTTAGCGAACTCCGGCTTCTTTTCCCGCACAACGCGGTAGAGTATTTCGTGTCATATTACGACTACTATCAGCCGGAAGCCTATATACCTCAATCCGACACTTACATTGAAAAAGACTCGAGCATCAACGAAACCATCGACAAAATGAGGCATTCAGCCACCAGGTCACTTCTGGAACGCAAAGACGTGATTATTGTCGCGTCCGTTTCCTGCATATACGGCCTGGGCTCGCCCGAAGCTTACCAGAACATGTTGGTGCACCTTATCAATAGGGAAGAATCGGATCGGGACGCAGTCCTGAGGAAACTGGTGGAAATCCAGTATGAGCGCAACGATATAGATTTTCATCGAGGCACGTTTCGGGTGAGAGGGGACGTGATCGAGGTGTTCCCTGCGTATGAAGATTCCTTGGCCCTCAGAATAGAGTTCTTTGGCGACACCGTGGACGGCATGTATGAAATCGACCCCTTGCGAGGCAAGGTTTTGAGGGCCCTTGATCGAGTAGCGATTTATCCGGCAAGCCACTACGTCACCGAACGCCAGCGGCTTTTGGATTCTGCGGATATGATTCTGGAAGAAATGAAACAACGCGTCGAAGATTTCAGGGAGCGAAACAAGTTCATTGAGGCACAAAGGATCGAAGAACGGACTCGATTCGACGTGGAAATGCTCAAAGAGATAGGGTACTGCAACGGGATAGAGAACTATTCGAGATATCTTACCGGCCGGCAGCCTGGTGAGCCTCCGCCCACGTTGCTCGAATATTTTCCAAGGGACTCCCTTTTCTTTTTGGATGAATCCCATGTAAGTGTTCCGCAACTGAGAGGCATGTTCAGGGGCGACCGTGCCAGGAAGCAAACCCTGGTGGAATACGGATTCCGGCTACCCAGCGCTCTGGACAACAGGCCGCTCACCTTTGACGAATTTGAATCCCACGTCAAACAGGTGATTTACGTTTCCGCGACCCCCGGACCGTATGAAATGGAGAAGGGCCACAGCCGCGTGGTTCAGCAGGTAATTAGGCCTACCGGCTTGATCGACCCTGTGATAGAACTCAGGCCTGCTTCAAATCAGGTGGACGACCTTCTCGACGAGATTCACAAACGTGTGGAAAAAGGTCAGAGAATCCTGGTCACCACTCTCACCAAGAAAATGGCGGAGGATCTTACCGAGTATTACGCGGGCCTCGATATAAGCGTCAGGTACTTACATTCCGAAATCACTACCATTGAAAGAATGGAGATCATCAGAGATCTCAGGCTCGGTGAATTCGACGTCCTGATTGGGATCAATCTGCTCAGAGAAGGCTTGGACATACCGGAAGTTGCACTGGTAGCTATCTTGGACGCGGACAAGGAGGGTTTTCTCCGTTCGGAGCGTTCCCTCATCCAGACTGCCGGGAGAGCCGCACGCAACATTGATGGTACGGTCATTCTGTACGCGGATCGCATAACCGAATCAATCCGCGTCGCGGTGGATGTAACCAATCGCAGAAGGACGCTCCAACTGGAGTTCAATCGGGAGAACAACATCACTCCTGAAACCATTCGAAAAGACATTACAGATATTCTCTCTTCTTTGGCAGAACAGGATTACGTTACCATAGAGATAGACGAACGAACCGACGCGGCGGAAACTCCTCTGGAAGATATCCCGAACCTAGTGGAACAATTGACAAAACAGATGTTCGAAGCCGCCCGAGACCTGGAATTTGAAAAGGCCGCGGAACTCAGGGACCGTATCCGTGACCTGGAGAATAGACTGATACGTTATGCCTAA
- a CDS encoding YbgC/FadM family acyl-CoA thioesterase, producing the protein MNTNHEIRPSGIHDSKERLFECKVYYEDTDCMGVVYHANYLRYLERARTEYVEDRLSSVAGYHDSGYLFMVHKIEMVFHSPAKLGDSLVVRTWIENTTRFRIVVKQIIIKKGEPKDYLVTATITLVTVTPDGQLIQVPGEFHQL; encoded by the coding sequence TTGAACACCAATCACGAGATTCGGCCATCCGGCATTCACGACTCAAAGGAACGCCTCTTCGAATGCAAGGTGTATTACGAAGACACCGACTGCATGGGGGTCGTGTATCACGCCAACTATCTGCGGTACCTTGAGCGTGCTCGAACCGAGTATGTGGAAGACCGCCTTTCCAGTGTCGCTGGATATCATGACAGCGGATACCTGTTTATGGTTCACAAAATCGAAATGGTTTTCCACTCGCCCGCGAAGCTGGGGGACTCGTTGGTCGTCCGCACATGGATCGAGAATACGACACGTTTCAGAATAGTGGTCAAGCAGATTATCATCAAGAAAGGTGAGCCCAAGGACTACCTTGTTACGGCTACCATAACACTTGTAACGGTCACCCCGGACGGCCAGTTGATACAGGTCCCCGGCGAATTCCACCAACTGTGA
- a CDS encoding type II toxin-antitoxin system RelE/ParE family toxin, with protein sequence MPRVEIIFYKEEDEIVPVADWLRKLPPKPRLKCVAWIRRLQTFGHELQRPYADYLRDGIYELRVGLAGINYRLLYFFYGKAAVVLSHGIVKERTVPPLEIDKAAARKREFEQNPQSHIFVWERSSWEKKKS encoded by the coding sequence ATGCCAAGAGTGGAGATCATATTCTATAAAGAGGAGGATGAAATCGTTCCGGTGGCCGATTGGCTCAGGAAACTGCCTCCCAAGCCTCGGCTCAAATGTGTTGCATGGATAAGGCGGTTACAGACCTTTGGACATGAGTTACAACGGCCGTATGCTGACTATTTGCGGGATGGAATATATGAATTAAGGGTTGGGCTGGCAGGTATAAATTACCGGTTACTCTATTTCTTTTATGGCAAGGCCGCGGTAGTATTGTCGCATGGTATTGTGAAAGAGCGCACAGTACCGCCTCTGGAAATAGACAAGGCAGCAGCACGAAAACGAGAATTCGAGCAGAACCCTCAATCTCATATTTTCGTTTGGGAGAGATCATCATGGGAGAAGAAGAAAAGCTAA
- a CDS encoding helix-turn-helix domain-containing protein, protein MGEEEKLSSDAFEWAYNEFVGNDPESMALFKEYEVKADIGQQVYDLRTRSGMTQAQLAELVGIAESVIHDLEEADYEGDSLTMLVRIASVLNQKIEVRFVPSTSNEAREVSEFGGTDC, encoded by the coding sequence ATGGGAGAAGAAGAAAAGCTAAGCTCGGACGCTTTTGAGTGGGCATACAACGAGTTTGTCGGAAACGATCCCGAGTCTATGGCTCTATTTAAAGAATACGAAGTAAAAGCCGATATCGGCCAGCAGGTGTACGACCTGCGAACCCGATCGGGCATGACGCAAGCTCAACTGGCCGAACTCGTAGGCATTGCGGAGTCTGTGATCCATGACCTCGAAGAAGCTGATTATGAGGGAGATTCCTTGACGATGCTGGTCAGGATAGCGTCTGTCCTCAACCAGAAGATAGAGGTTCGCTTTGTGCCGAGCACTTCAAACGAAGCCCGTGAAGTTTCCGAGTTTGGAGGAACCGACTGCTGA
- a CDS encoding nucleotidyltransferase family protein gives MNQARPAIPRDLIKDFCRKHHIKRLSVFGSYLREDFGPESDIDFIVEFEEGQTPGYFELADMEQELSEALGGCKVDIRTPHELSRYFRDKVMAEAEVQYARG, from the coding sequence ATGAACCAAGCGCGTCCTGCCATTCCTCGCGACTTGATTAAAGATTTCTGCCGAAAGCACCATATTAAGAGGCTATCCGTCTTCGGGTCATATCTCCGCGAGGACTTCGGACCAGAAAGCGACATAGATTTCATTGTAGAGTTCGAGGAAGGGCAGACTCCCGGTTATTTTGAGCTTGCTGATATGGAGCAGGAACTCTCAGAAGCTCTTGGTGGATGCAAGGTGGATATTCGGACCCCTCATGAGCTGAGCCGTTATTTCAGGGACAAGGTAATGGCTGAGGCCGAGGTTCAGTATGCTAGAGGATGA
- a CDS encoding GIY-YIG nuclease family protein, protein MGKSWARWGDALIEAGYQPNPWTGAYDDTCLAEKLILLIRELGRYPVEREIQLRARQDKKFPSMGAFRRRGTKAELARMILEYCEGKAGFDDIIEICRSIPVSNQLEPSPSAEEPSRGIVYLMKSGRYYKVGRTEALGRREYELAIQLPEKIATVHVIKTDDPLGIEAYWHKRFQDKRKRGEWFDLTAEDVKAFKRRKFM, encoded by the coding sequence ATGGGGAAGTCCTGGGCTAGATGGGGAGACGCCCTTATCGAAGCTGGATATCAACCCAATCCATGGACGGGTGCTTATGACGACACCTGCCTTGCTGAGAAACTGATCCTCTTAATCCGGGAGCTCGGTAGGTATCCTGTGGAGAGAGAAATTCAATTAAGAGCACGACAGGACAAAAAGTTTCCAAGTATGGGAGCATTTCGCCGCCGGGGAACGAAAGCGGAACTCGCCAGAATGATACTTGAATACTGTGAAGGCAAAGCGGGTTTCGATGATATCATTGAAATTTGCCGGTCTATTCCAGTCTCGAATCAGCTTGAACCCAGCCCTTCCGCAGAAGAACCAAGTCGAGGTATTGTGTATCTTATGAAGTCTGGACGGTATTACAAGGTTGGCAGAACTGAAGCTCTTGGACGAAGGGAATATGAATTGGCGATTCAGCTTCCCGAAAAAATTGCAACAGTACACGTGATAAAGACCGATGATCCGCTCGGTATTGAAGCGTACTGGCATAAGCGTTTCCAGGACAAAAGAAAGAGAGGTGAATGGTTTGACCTCACCGCAGAAGATGTTAAGGCGTTCAAGAGACGTAAGTTTATGTAA
- a CDS encoding deoxyribonuclease IV produces MALSKKKRGTSQKPGGARPKRWKGLLLGAHMSIAGGVSKAVTRGEALGCTAIQIFTKNASQWNARALNEEEVGEFRAERLRTGMYVVAHDAYLINLASPNKDLLAKSRAAFLQEMERAEALGIPYLVMHPGAHTGAGEDRGLKLMAESFNFLLRKTRGFQVRIAVENTAGQGTVVGYSIEHLKRILENTVDPERMATCLDTCHAFAAGYDLRDSSGYEKFVEKFDSMIGLNKLKVMHLNDCKKELGRRVDRHEHIGKGMLGLECFRRIMNDPLLRDVPKLLETPKLLDGQDMDPINLAILRDLAS; encoded by the coding sequence ATGGCCTTGTCCAAAAAGAAAAGGGGAACTTCGCAAAAACCCGGTGGTGCGAGGCCCAAGCGCTGGAAGGGCCTTCTCCTGGGAGCGCATATGTCCATCGCGGGTGGCGTGTCCAAAGCCGTCACGAGAGGAGAGGCCCTGGGCTGCACCGCGATTCAGATTTTCACAAAGAACGCATCGCAATGGAACGCGCGTGCTCTCAATGAGGAGGAAGTAGGGGAGTTCAGGGCCGAGCGGCTCCGAACGGGAATGTACGTCGTTGCCCACGATGCTTACCTGATCAATCTCGCTTCGCCAAACAAGGATTTGCTTGCCAAGTCCCGAGCAGCGTTCCTGCAAGAAATGGAACGAGCGGAGGCGCTGGGAATTCCATATTTGGTGATGCATCCGGGCGCACACACGGGAGCGGGCGAGGACAGGGGCCTCAAATTGATGGCGGAATCATTCAATTTCTTGTTGCGCAAAACCAGGGGTTTTCAGGTCAGGATTGCGGTCGAAAACACGGCCGGACAGGGCACGGTGGTCGGGTATTCCATTGAACACTTGAAACGAATTCTAGAAAACACTGTGGACCCTGAACGCATGGCAACCTGCCTGGACACATGCCACGCGTTCGCGGCAGGATACGACCTGAGGGATTCCTCCGGTTATGAAAAGTTCGTGGAAAAATTTGACAGCATGATCGGCCTGAACAAGCTGAAGGTTATGCACCTGAACGACTGCAAAAAGGAACTGGGGCGACGAGTAGACCGCCATGAACACATAGGCAAGGGAATGCTCGGACTGGAATGCTTTCGAAGGATAATGAACGACCCGCTGTTACGCGATGTTCCCAAGCTGCTGGAGACACCCAAGCTGCTCGACGGACAGGACATGGACCCCATAAATTTAGCGATTTTGAGAGATCTGGCAAGCTGA
- the map gene encoding type I methionyl aminopeptidase: protein MIVLKTSREIEILREANRIVAEILEAIGQMIAPGVTTAELDALAQKMINSRGAKAAFKGYRMRNQKPYPAAICASVNEEVVHGIPGPRVLKAGDIVGVDVGVVHKGFVGDAARTYPVDEVTPNAQELLKATEQSLYKGIKQAVAGNRLYDISAAVQAHVEEHGFSVVRDFVGHGIGRNMHEPPQIPNYKGSGWNPRLQVGMALALEPMVNEGTWRIKLLDDEWTAVTADGKLSAHFEHSIAITDNGPLILSEI, encoded by the coding sequence ATGATCGTGCTGAAGACATCTCGTGAAATTGAAATATTGCGGGAAGCCAATCGAATCGTAGCTGAGATACTGGAAGCCATAGGGCAAATGATAGCCCCGGGGGTGACCACCGCGGAACTTGATGCCCTTGCCCAGAAGATGATAAACAGCCGCGGTGCTAAAGCCGCGTTCAAGGGTTACCGTATGCGAAACCAGAAGCCCTACCCGGCTGCCATCTGCGCGTCGGTAAATGAAGAGGTGGTGCACGGCATACCCGGTCCTCGCGTATTGAAAGCAGGAGATATCGTCGGCGTGGACGTTGGTGTTGTTCACAAAGGCTTTGTAGGAGATGCGGCACGAACCTATCCAGTGGATGAAGTCACCCCGAACGCCCAGGAACTCCTGAAAGCCACGGAGCAATCGCTTTACAAGGGCATCAAGCAGGCGGTTGCCGGAAACCGGCTTTACGATATTTCGGCCGCAGTCCAGGCCCATGTGGAAGAGCACGGTTTTTCCGTTGTCAGGGATTTTGTGGGACACGGCATAGGCCGAAACATGCACGAACCGCCTCAGATTCCTAACTATAAGGGATCGGGCTGGAACCCGAGACTTCAGGTGGGGATGGCACTGGCGCTCGAGCCGATGGTGAATGAGGGCACATGGCGTATCAAATTGCTCGACGACGAGTGGACGGCAGTCACCGCGGACGGTAAGCTTTCAGCCCATTTTGAGCACTCCATCGCCATCACGGATAACGGCCCATTGATTTTGTCGGAAATTTGA